From the Gallaecimonas kandeliae genome, one window contains:
- a CDS encoding transglutaminase TgpA family protein, with amino-acid sequence MRWYLPRPTLVLLIVAQLGAVLPNWSQVGPVLVVLNLFCLAWCAGICLGRFGQPPRWLLVTLALGGAGALAITLPGKGLYLAMVSLLVLGYSLKVLEIKAPRDLHALVLFGLFLLATDLVRYQSMAMTLYLLLAALVQLAVLLSLFGVRRARHLAATLGRMSLLSLPLMLLLFLLLPRLGPLWKMPDAGLGSTGLSDSLSPGDISKLAQSTALAFRAELPWHPNGTSLYWRALTLEVFDGRAWHQADFRKSEEEHPARPKPPQGRDWRLMSEPSSRPWLPVLDGSLPLSPGLGYTGDRRVVADKPLARTESFRLRLATPARGRELPGVLAINKLLPPQGNPRARALAQTLRHRYKDDAALAAAVNSRFADSAYHYSLAPPALPDNVIDRFLFETHTGFCGHYASAMAFLLRAAGIPARVVAGYQGGQYSPEGDFYALYQYDAHAWVEAWLPATGWTRFDPTAQVSPERIDRGFEGLASDPAFSKGGNWLWRLKQQPALRWLRYQAALMDYRWQRWVLNYDSGRRDALLSALLGTSDWLPAALLFGGLLLAFLLALHWWSGRDRRPATGPAARLYLKGCKRLGLARRAGESPEAYALRVADSFPALASQWNRVTGLYQQLRYGGADPGRLDELKRLVRALPRSARIAP; translated from the coding sequence ATGAGGTGGTACCTGCCCAGGCCTACCCTGGTACTGCTGATCGTCGCCCAGCTCGGCGCCGTGCTGCCCAACTGGAGCCAGGTGGGGCCGGTGCTGGTGGTGCTGAACCTCTTCTGCCTGGCCTGGTGCGCCGGCATCTGCCTGGGCCGCTTCGGCCAGCCGCCGCGTTGGCTGCTGGTGACCCTGGCCCTGGGGGGCGCTGGGGCCCTGGCCATCACCTTGCCGGGCAAGGGGCTTTACCTCGCCATGGTCTCCCTGCTGGTGCTGGGCTACAGCCTCAAGGTGCTGGAGATCAAGGCGCCCCGGGACCTCCACGCCCTGGTGCTGTTCGGCCTCTTCCTGCTGGCCACCGACCTGGTGCGCTACCAGTCCATGGCCATGACCCTCTACCTGCTGCTGGCAGCCCTGGTGCAGCTGGCGGTGCTGCTAAGCCTGTTCGGGGTACGCAGGGCGCGGCACCTGGCCGCCACCTTGGGGCGCATGAGCCTCCTGAGCCTGCCGCTGATGCTGCTGCTGTTCCTGCTGCTGCCGCGGCTCGGGCCTTTGTGGAAGATGCCGGATGCGGGCCTCGGCAGCACAGGGTTGTCCGACAGCCTGAGCCCGGGGGACATCTCCAAGCTGGCCCAGTCCACGGCCCTGGCGTTTCGCGCCGAGCTGCCCTGGCATCCCAATGGCACCAGCCTCTACTGGCGGGCCCTGACGCTGGAAGTCTTCGACGGCCGTGCCTGGCACCAGGCGGATTTTCGTAAAAGCGAGGAAGAACATCCGGCCAGGCCCAAGCCGCCCCAGGGCCGCGACTGGCGCCTGATGAGCGAGCCCAGCAGCAGGCCCTGGCTGCCGGTGCTGGACGGCTCCCTGCCGTTGTCGCCCGGCCTCGGTTACACGGGGGACAGGCGGGTGGTGGCCGACAAGCCCCTGGCCAGGACGGAGTCTTTTCGGCTGCGGCTGGCGACCCCGGCCAGGGGCCGCGAGCTGCCCGGGGTGCTGGCTATCAACAAGCTGCTGCCCCCGCAAGGCAATCCCAGGGCCAGGGCCCTGGCCCAGACGCTTCGCCACCGCTATAAAGACGACGCCGCCCTGGCCGCCGCCGTCAACAGCCGCTTTGCCGACTCCGCTTACCACTACAGCCTGGCGCCACCAGCCCTGCCGGATAACGTCATAGACCGTTTCCTGTTCGAGACCCACACCGGCTTCTGTGGCCACTACGCCTCGGCCATGGCTTTCCTGCTACGGGCCGCCGGCATTCCGGCCCGGGTGGTGGCCGGCTACCAGGGCGGGCAGTACAGCCCTGAAGGGGACTTCTACGCCCTCTACCAGTACGACGCCCACGCCTGGGTGGAGGCCTGGCTGCCGGCCACCGGCTGGACCCGTTTCGACCCCACGGCCCAGGTCTCCCCCGAACGCATCGACAGGGGCTTCGAGGGCCTGGCCAGCGACCCGGCCTTCAGCAAGGGGGGCAACTGGCTATGGCGGCTCAAGCAGCAGCCGGCCCTGCGCTGGCTGCGCTACCAGGCGGCGCTGATGGACTACCGCTGGCAGCGCTGGGTGCTGAACTACGACAGCGGCCGACGCGACGCCCTGCTCTCGGCCCTGCTGGGCACCAGCGACTGGCTGCCGGCGGCGCTGCTGTTCGGCGGCCTGCTGCTGGCCTTCCTGCTGGCGCTGCACTGGTGGAGCGGCAGGGACAGGCGGCCGGCAACGGGGCCGGCGGCCCGCCTCTACCTCAAGGGCTGCAAGCGCCTGGGCTTGGCGCGCCGGGCCGGGGAAAGCCCGGAGGCCTATGCGCTGCGGGTGGCGGACAGCTTTCCGGCCCTGGCCAGCCAGTGGAACCGCGTCACCGGCCTCTACCAGCAGCTCAGGTACGGCGGCGCCGATCCGGGCCGCCTCGATGAGCTGAAAAGGCTGGTGCGGGCCCTGCCCAGATCCGCCAGAATAGCGCCATGA
- a CDS encoding OsmC family protein — protein MIATVKWLDGMRFVGTSESGHAMVMDGDNPGTGPSPMEMILMAVGGCSSVDVVSILQKARQDVQSCEVEIKGTRADDIPRVFTEIELVFVITGREVQAKHVERAVNLSMEKYCSVSKMLEKATPVRHSFRIVDLP, from the coding sequence ATGATAGCGACGGTGAAATGGTTGGACGGCATGCGCTTCGTTGGCACCAGCGAAAGCGGCCATGCGATGGTGATGGACGGCGACAACCCGGGTACGGGTCCTAGCCCCATGGAGATGATACTGATGGCCGTTGGCGGCTGCAGTTCCGTCGACGTGGTGTCCATACTCCAGAAAGCCCGCCAGGACGTGCAAAGCTGCGAAGTGGAGATCAAGGGCACCCGGGCCGACGACATTCCCCGGGTTTTCACCGAGATCGAGCTGGTGTTCGTGATCACCGGCCGCGAGGTTCAGGCCAAGCACGTGGAACGTGCCGTCAACCTGTCCATGGAAAAATACTGTTCGGTGTCGAAGATGCTGGAAAAGGCCACCCCGGTGCGCCACAGCTTCAGGATCGTCGACCTCCCGTAA
- the astD gene encoding succinylglutamate-semialdehyde dehydrogenase yields the protein MNQFINGQWLAGEGQPFQSHNPADGSVIWEGRSASPAQVDAAIKAARGAFVAWADMSLEERLAIITAFGEQLKANQEALAHTIAEETGKPFWETKTEVAAMIGKIAISTRAHAERTGLVENDAAGAKAFIRHKPHGVVAVFGPYNFPGHLPNGHMVPALIAGNTVVFKPSELTPKTAEETLKLWEKAGLPAGVINLVQGEVETGKALAGHTGLDGLFFTGSSNTGHILHKQFGGQPEKILALEMGGNNPLIVREVAEIKGAVHEILQSGYISSGQRCTCARRLFVPKGAQGDALVAELTKAVAAIKVGGQFDAEQPFMGPLISERAALGMVAAQQKLVELGGKVLVELKHLKAGSGFVSPGLIDVTAIAQLPDEEYFGPLVQLVRYDDFDAAIAQANATRYGLSAGLLSDSRADWEYFFRRIRAGIVNWNKQTTGASGAAPFGGIGASGNHRPSAYYAADYCAYPVASVEAEAVSMPASLAPGLSL from the coding sequence ATGAACCAATTCATCAACGGCCAGTGGCTGGCCGGCGAAGGCCAGCCCTTTCAATCCCATAACCCCGCCGACGGCTCCGTGATCTGGGAAGGCCGCAGCGCCAGCCCGGCCCAGGTGGACGCCGCCATCAAAGCCGCTCGCGGTGCCTTCGTGGCCTGGGCCGACATGAGCCTGGAAGAGCGCCTGGCCATCATCACCGCCTTCGGTGAGCAGCTCAAAGCCAACCAGGAAGCCCTGGCCCACACCATCGCCGAAGAGACCGGCAAGCCTTTCTGGGAAACCAAGACCGAAGTGGCGGCCATGATCGGCAAGATCGCCATCTCCACCCGCGCCCACGCCGAGCGTACCGGCCTGGTGGAGAACGACGCCGCCGGCGCCAAGGCCTTCATCCGCCACAAGCCCCACGGCGTGGTGGCGGTGTTCGGCCCCTACAACTTCCCGGGCCACCTGCCCAACGGCCACATGGTGCCCGCCCTTATCGCCGGCAACACTGTAGTGTTCAAGCCGTCCGAGCTGACCCCCAAGACGGCAGAGGAAACCCTCAAGCTGTGGGAAAAGGCCGGCCTGCCCGCTGGCGTCATCAACCTGGTGCAGGGTGAAGTGGAAACCGGCAAGGCCCTGGCCGGCCACACCGGCCTCGACGGCCTCTTCTTCACCGGCTCTTCCAACACCGGCCACATACTGCACAAGCAGTTCGGCGGCCAGCCCGAGAAGATCCTGGCCCTGGAGATGGGCGGCAACAACCCGCTGATCGTCCGCGAGGTGGCCGAGATCAAGGGCGCCGTGCACGAGATACTGCAATCCGGCTACATCTCTTCCGGCCAGCGCTGCACCTGTGCCAGGCGCCTCTTCGTGCCCAAGGGCGCGCAGGGCGACGCCCTGGTGGCCGAACTCACCAAGGCCGTGGCGGCCATCAAGGTCGGTGGCCAGTTCGACGCCGAACAGCCCTTCATGGGCCCGCTGATCTCCGAAAGGGCGGCCCTCGGCATGGTGGCGGCCCAGCAGAAGCTGGTGGAACTGGGTGGCAAGGTGCTGGTGGAACTCAAGCATCTCAAAGCCGGCAGCGGTTTTGTGAGCCCGGGTTTGATCGATGTCACGGCAATAGCCCAGCTGCCTGATGAAGAATACTTCGGGCCCCTGGTCCAGCTGGTGCGCTATGACGACTTCGACGCCGCCATAGCCCAGGCCAACGCTACCCGCTACGGCCTGTCCGCTGGCCTGCTGTCCGACAGCCGCGCCGACTGGGAGTATTTCTTCCGTCGTATCCGCGCTGGCATCGTCAACTGGAACAAGCAGACCACCGGTGCCTCAGGTGCCGCCCCCTTCGGCGGTATCGGTGCCTCCGGCAACCACAGGCCCAGCGCTTACTACGCCGCCGACTACTGTGCCTACCCGGTGGCCAGCGTCGAGGCCGAAGCCGTCAGCATGCCGGCCAGCCTGGCCCCAGGCCTGAGCCTGTAA
- the speD gene encoding adenosylmethionine decarboxylase yields the protein MEESKLKLHGFNNLTKSLSFCLYDICYAKTEQQRQEYIEYIDEQYNADRLTDILTEVCDIIGANILNVARQDYDPQGASVTILVSEEPLKDSQKVDTSEKPGPLPSDSVVAHLNKSHICVHTYPEIHPDDGICTFRADIEVSTCGVISPLKALNYLIHTLESDIVTVDYRVRGFTRDVRGTKHYIDHEINSIQNFLSQDTKDMFQMLDVNMYQENIFHTKMMLKEYDLDHYLFGMSKKDLTGIEVEEITEKLWKEMQEIYYGRNLPDVK from the coding sequence GTGGAAGAGTCCAAGCTCAAGCTGCACGGCTTTAACAATCTGACCAAGAGCCTTAGTTTCTGTCTGTATGACATCTGTTATGCCAAGACAGAGCAGCAGCGCCAGGAATACATCGAGTACATTGATGAGCAGTACAACGCGGATCGTCTGACCGACATCCTGACCGAGGTCTGCGACATCATCGGTGCCAATATCCTGAATGTGGCCCGCCAGGACTACGACCCCCAGGGTGCATCCGTCACCATACTGGTGTCCGAAGAGCCCCTCAAGGACTCCCAGAAAGTGGACACCTCCGAGAAGCCGGGCCCCCTGCCCAGCGACTCCGTCGTGGCTCACCTCAACAAGTCCCACATCTGCGTGCATACCTATCCGGAGATCCACCCGGACGACGGTATCTGCACCTTCAGGGCGGACATCGAAGTGTCCACCTGCGGCGTCATTTCACCGCTCAAGGCCCTGAACTACCTGATCCACACCCTGGAATCCGACATCGTCACCGTCGACTACCGGGTCCGTGGCTTCACCCGTGACGTGCGCGGCACCAAGCACTACATCGACCACGAGATCAACTCCATCCAGAACTTCCTGTCCCAGGACACCAAGGACATGTTCCAGATGCTGGACGTGAACATGTACCAGGAGAACATCTTCCACACCAAGATGATGCTCAAGGAGTACGACCTCGACCACTACCTGTTCGGCATGTCCAAGAAGGACCTGACCGGCATCGAGGTGGAAGAGATCACCGAGAAGCTGTGGAAGGAAATGCAGGAGATCTACTACGGTCGCAACCTGCCGGACGTGAAGTAA
- a CDS encoding AAA family ATPase, translated as MSLSNRILHQLNAVILGKEQPVRLALCCLLSRGHLLIEDLPGTGKTTLSHALAATLGLDYQRVQFTSDMLPADLIGVSIYRQDQGHFDFQPGPLFSQVLLADEINRASPKTQSALLEAMAEGQVSVDGHTYGLPAPFFVIATQNPVDQAGTYPLPESQMDRFTMRITLGFPPMEAERRLLRGEALEHQGLAALLDAEQLAALQAEVDAVKASDDLLGYLLALLAASRRLADVPRPLSPRAGKAILAAAKAWAWLAGRDYVLPEDIQAVFPSVAEHRLSPVAQGGEKAYAQLVLAAVDPVLS; from the coding sequence GTGTCCCTGTCCAACCGGATCCTCCACCAGCTCAATGCCGTCATCCTCGGCAAGGAGCAACCCGTGCGCCTGGCGCTCTGTTGCCTGCTGTCTCGCGGCCACCTGCTGATCGAGGATCTGCCGGGTACCGGCAAGACCACCCTGTCCCATGCCCTGGCCGCCACCCTGGGGCTGGACTACCAGAGGGTGCAGTTCACCTCCGACATGCTGCCGGCCGACCTTATCGGCGTCTCCATCTACCGCCAGGACCAGGGCCATTTCGACTTCCAGCCCGGGCCCCTGTTCAGCCAGGTGCTGTTGGCGGACGAGATCAACCGCGCCAGCCCCAAGACCCAGAGCGCCCTGCTGGAGGCCATGGCCGAGGGCCAGGTCAGCGTCGACGGCCATACTTATGGCCTGCCGGCCCCCTTCTTCGTCATCGCCACCCAGAACCCGGTGGATCAGGCCGGCACCTATCCGTTGCCCGAGTCCCAGATGGACAGGTTCACCATGCGCATCACCCTGGGTTTCCCGCCCATGGAGGCGGAGCGGCGGCTGCTGCGGGGCGAGGCCCTGGAGCACCAGGGGCTGGCGGCGTTGCTGGACGCCGAGCAACTGGCGGCCCTTCAAGCCGAGGTGGACGCCGTCAAGGCCTCGGACGATCTCCTTGGTTACCTGCTGGCCCTGCTGGCGGCCAGCCGCCGCCTGGCGGACGTGCCCAGGCCCCTGTCGCCCAGGGCCGGCAAGGCCATATTGGCGGCGGCCAAGGCCTGGGCCTGGCTGGCCGGGCGCGACTATGTGCTGCCCGAAGACATACAGGCGGTCTTCCCCAGCGTGGCCGAGCACCGCCTGAGCCCGGTGGCCCAGGGCGGCGAAAAGGCCTATGCCCAGCTGGTGCTGGCGGCCGTGGACCCCGTCTTGTCATGA
- the crp gene encoding cAMP-activated global transcriptional regulator CRP gives MAILNRVQPDPVLERFLSHCHVKQYGAKAPIIHQGEKADTLYYVVKGSVVVLIKDDEGKEMILSYLNQGDFFGELGFFEEDPVRTAWIRTKSQCQIAEVSYQKFRQIIQQDPEILLRVSTQMAKRIRSTSRKVGDLAFLDVAGRIAQTLLNLAKQPDALTHPDGHQIKITRQEIGQIVGCSRETVGRVLKMLEEQSLIHARGKTIVVYGTR, from the coding sequence ATGGCAATCCTCAATCGAGTACAGCCCGATCCGGTGCTCGAAAGGTTTCTGTCCCACTGCCACGTCAAGCAGTACGGCGCCAAGGCCCCCATCATCCATCAGGGGGAAAAGGCCGACACCCTCTATTACGTGGTCAAAGGCTCGGTAGTGGTGCTGATCAAGGACGACGAAGGCAAGGAGATGATCCTCTCCTACCTCAACCAGGGGGACTTCTTCGGTGAGCTGGGTTTCTTCGAGGAGGATCCGGTGCGCACCGCCTGGATCCGCACCAAGAGCCAGTGCCAGATAGCGGAAGTGAGCTACCAGAAATTCCGCCAGATCATCCAGCAGGACCCCGAGATCCTGTTGCGGGTCAGCACCCAGATGGCCAAGCGCATCCGCTCCACCAGCCGTAAGGTCGGCGATCTCGCCTTCCTGGACGTGGCCGGCCGCATCGCCCAGACCTTGCTGAACCTGGCCAAGCAGCCCGATGCCCTGACCCACCCCGACGGCCACCAGATCAAGATCACCCGCCAGGAGATAGGCCAGATCGTCGGCTGCTCCCGCGAGACGGTGGGCCGGGTGCTGAAGATGCTCGAAGAGCAGAGCCTGATCCACGCCCGCGGCAAGACCATAGTGGTTTACGGCACCCGCTGA
- a CDS encoding DUF58 domain-containing protein yields MRQDLWRRFLSRRQPAAPQSRLSNANIYILPTPFGYAFLVAVAAIFLLGTNYQNNLVLLLAFFLISLFTTSMYLTHRNLTGLKLSRLALQPQAAGDDLRLPVQAEGRGHWAIELRYGKGPVRQIDVKGLARMTLLAPPGKRGRHRPGRLTVACRYPLGLFRAWSHPDLDQELLLYPRPEPWSGVPHAEDDEGEQARERQGESDWQGLKSYQQGESLRQVAWKQLAQGRGMWSKQFASPAQDSRWLRLKAVPGRDLEQRLARLAWQVLDASRRQELFGLDLGTLKVELGTGSAHRDQCLAALACFGEAP; encoded by the coding sequence ATGAGGCAGGATCTCTGGCGACGTTTCTTGAGCCGGCGCCAGCCCGCCGCGCCCCAGAGCCGGCTGTCCAACGCCAATATCTACATCTTGCCAACCCCTTTCGGTTACGCCTTCCTGGTGGCGGTGGCGGCCATCTTCCTCCTGGGTACCAACTACCAGAACAACCTGGTGCTGCTGCTGGCCTTCTTCCTGATCAGCCTCTTCACCACCAGCATGTACCTCACCCACCGCAACCTGACCGGCCTCAAGTTGAGCCGCCTGGCCCTCCAGCCCCAGGCGGCGGGGGACGACCTGCGCCTGCCGGTACAGGCCGAGGGCCGCGGCCACTGGGCCATAGAGCTGCGCTACGGCAAGGGCCCGGTGCGCCAAATCGACGTCAAGGGGCTGGCGCGGATGACGCTGCTGGCACCGCCCGGCAAGCGGGGCCGCCACAGGCCGGGGCGGCTGACGGTGGCCTGCCGCTATCCCCTGGGGCTGTTCAGGGCCTGGAGCCACCCGGATCTCGACCAGGAGCTGCTGCTCTATCCCAGGCCGGAGCCCTGGTCAGGCGTCCCCCATGCCGAAGACGACGAAGGGGAGCAGGCCAGGGAACGCCAGGGGGAGAGCGACTGGCAGGGGCTCAAGAGCTACCAGCAGGGTGAGTCCTTGCGGCAGGTGGCCTGGAAGCAGCTGGCCCAGGGGCGGGGCATGTGGTCCAAGCAATTTGCGAGCCCGGCCCAGGACAGCCGCTGGCTGCGGCTTAAGGCGGTGCCGGGCCGGGATCTGGAACAGCGGCTGGCCAGGCTGGCCTGGCAGGTGCTGGATGCCAGCCGCCGCCAGGAGCTGTTTGGCCTGGATCTCGGCACCCTCAAGGTGGAGCTGGGTACGGGCAGCGCCCACCGGGACCAATGCCTGGCTGCCCTGGCCTGCTTTGGGGAGGCGCCATGA
- a CDS encoding substrate-binding periplasmic protein, whose product MKKRLFPLVLMLAAGLTQAGELRLRGYDGYPYNGTPDSDHPGFFIEAAKAIFAQHQTDVSYNVVPWNAMISGADRGVYDCLLGIHPTEAPELNFTRDPWTVMSPHLYVRPTDPMKYEDLNSFGMRRVAVIKDSRMEAALKPLATLKPKPKQLILVPEADGMDELVRRLRMGEVDVIAAPEATMAQYIKAHGLEKAIRDVGHFADPVPLYVACSNKEGDANLVTWLNQGRLELIKTGQWQELKKKYDVE is encoded by the coding sequence ATGAAAAAAAGACTATTCCCCCTGGTGTTGATGCTGGCAGCAGGCCTGACCCAGGCGGGCGAGCTGCGGCTGAGGGGGTATGATGGCTATCCCTACAACGGCACCCCGGACAGCGACCACCCGGGCTTCTTCATCGAAGCCGCCAAGGCCATCTTCGCCCAGCACCAGACCGACGTCAGCTACAACGTCGTGCCCTGGAACGCCATGATCTCCGGTGCCGACAGGGGCGTCTACGACTGCCTGCTGGGCATACACCCCACAGAGGCCCCGGAACTCAACTTCACCCGGGATCCCTGGACTGTGATGTCCCCCCACCTCTACGTGCGCCCCACCGACCCCATGAAGTACGAAGATCTCAACAGCTTCGGCATGCGCCGGGTGGCAGTGATCAAGGACTCGCGCATGGAGGCGGCCCTGAAGCCCCTGGCCACCCTCAAGCCCAAGCCCAAGCAGCTGATCCTGGTGCCGGAAGCCGATGGCATGGATGAGCTGGTGCGCCGGCTGCGCATGGGCGAGGTGGACGTCATCGCCGCCCCCGAAGCCACCATGGCCCAGTACATCAAGGCGCACGGCCTGGAGAAAGCCATCCGTGACGTGGGCCACTTCGCCGACCCAGTGCCGCTTTATGTGGCCTGTTCCAACAAGGAAGGGGACGCCAACCTCGTCACCTGGCTCAACCAAGGCCGCCTGGAGCTGATCAAGACAGGCCAGTGGCAGGAGTTGAAGAAAAAATACGACGTCGAATAA
- a CDS encoding DUF1338 domain-containing protein produces the protein MHKDINTLFDNLWKNYLEVTPSAAKVHQLLASSEQGDDIINDHIAFRTFNLPKVGLEKLAAHFLALGYEQKGEYHFEAKKLYAKHFEHPDATQPKVFISELLVEKCSPELQALVNKMVDQVDEASVTADNFLYSGTQWQVSHEDYLKLLEESEYAAWMAAYGYRANHFTVSINHLKNFETIQAVNQALKDAGFVLNSSGGEIKGSPEVCLEQSSTMADKASVHFSDGDFAIPSCFYEFALRYPLANGELYTGFVAASADKIFESTNVQCNA, from the coding sequence ATGCACAAGGACATCAATACCCTTTTTGACAACCTCTGGAAGAACTATCTCGAGGTCACTCCCAGCGCCGCCAAGGTGCACCAGCTGCTGGCCAGCTCCGAGCAGGGCGACGACATCATCAACGACCATATCGCCTTCCGTACCTTCAACCTGCCCAAGGTAGGCCTGGAGAAGCTGGCCGCCCACTTCCTGGCCCTGGGCTACGAGCAGAAGGGTGAATACCACTTCGAGGCCAAGAAGCTCTACGCCAAGCACTTCGAGCACCCCGACGCCACCCAGCCCAAGGTGTTCATCTCCGAGCTGCTGGTGGAAAAGTGCAGCCCCGAGCTGCAGGCCCTGGTCAATAAGATGGTGGATCAGGTGGACGAGGCCAGCGTGACCGCCGACAACTTCCTCTACTCCGGCACCCAGTGGCAGGTTTCCCATGAGGACTACCTCAAGCTGCTGGAAGAGAGCGAGTACGCGGCCTGGATGGCGGCCTACGGCTACCGCGCCAACCACTTCACGGTGTCCATCAACCACCTGAAGAACTTCGAGACCATCCAGGCCGTCAACCAGGCCCTCAAGGATGCCGGTTTCGTGCTGAACAGCTCAGGCGGCGAGATCAAGGGCAGCCCCGAAGTCTGCCTGGAGCAGTCCTCCACCATGGCGGACAAGGCCAGCGTCCACTTCAGCGACGGCGACTTCGCCATCCCCAGCTGCTTCTACGAGTTCGCCCTGCGCTATCCCCTGGCCAACGGCGAGCTGTACACCGGCTTCGTGGCCGCCAGCGCCGACAAGATCTTCGAGAGCACCAACGTTCAGTGCAACGCCTGA
- a CDS encoding GNAT family N-acetyltransferase: MKDAQSLWQDAKAAWQRRLLLLTCPPDQARAQAKALAAQAQNALWLGPDGLSPAQARHKLGSECDLLVVDWHDGIALDALGALAGCLTGGGLLVLLSPPLDELAALHPLGAWLAAGLSVFRQHAPAGANPLAGLTPDQQEALAAGLKVLTGHRGRPLVLTADRGRGKTAALGMLAAESLKQGRSPVLVTAPRVEALGPLFAFAEQALPGASREGLSLVSDLGRIDFWAPDALLAQKPEGALLLVDEAAAIPTPLLDALAEHHKRLVLSSTLHGYEGSGRGFALRFLPRLKALYPDTRELHLKAPVRWAAGCPVEALINSLLLLDAEPPQPQPGPLALHWLDGAELVARPQWLKAVMGLLVSAHYQTSPSDIQHWLTDPAVCFAVASSQGQVAGVMALVREGGLEPALAKAVHQGQRRPKGHLVLQSLSAHLGLAEAPLLKGLRVMRIATVQRRQGIGSWLLEELERQARESLLLVSFAADAELLRFWRRAGWRPLRLGHSLDAASGLLSVMMGKALDERGEALLAKAHGRFLETLPWHKPLPLELINGLYLGAEGPELSDWDRSDLEAFARGKRPPETLALALWRLAWGWAAEGDCPELLLALAAGLELAELGPRKAVLAELREWVAQRVP; encoded by the coding sequence ATGAAAGACGCCCAATCCCTCTGGCAAGACGCCAAGGCCGCCTGGCAACGCCGGCTGCTGCTGCTGACCTGCCCTCCCGACCAGGCCCGTGCCCAGGCCAAGGCCCTGGCAGCCCAGGCCCAAAACGCCCTCTGGCTGGGGCCGGACGGCCTGAGCCCGGCCCAGGCCCGCCACAAGCTCGGCAGCGAGTGCGACCTGCTGGTGGTGGACTGGCATGACGGCATCGCCCTCGATGCCCTGGGCGCCTTGGCCGGCTGCCTGACCGGCGGCGGCCTGCTGGTGTTGCTGAGCCCGCCCTTGGATGAACTGGCCGCCCTGCACCCCCTGGGGGCCTGGCTGGCGGCGGGGCTGTCGGTCTTTCGCCAGCATGCCCCTGCCGGCGCCAACCCCCTGGCCGGGCTCACCCCGGACCAGCAGGAGGCCCTGGCCGCCGGCCTCAAGGTGCTGACCGGCCACCGCGGCCGCCCCCTGGTGCTGACGGCGGACAGGGGCCGCGGCAAGACGGCTGCGCTTGGCATGCTGGCGGCCGAGAGCCTCAAGCAGGGCCGCAGCCCAGTGCTGGTGACGGCGCCACGCGTCGAAGCCCTGGGCCCTTTGTTCGCCTTCGCCGAACAGGCCCTGCCCGGTGCGAGCAGGGAAGGGCTGAGCCTGGTCAGCGACTTGGGCCGTATCGACTTCTGGGCCCCGGATGCGCTGCTGGCCCAAAAGCCGGAAGGGGCCCTGCTGCTGGTGGACGAGGCCGCCGCCATCCCCACCCCCTTGCTGGACGCCCTGGCCGAGCACCACAAGCGGCTGGTGCTGTCCAGCACCTTGCACGGCTACGAGGGCTCGGGCCGGGGCTTTGCCCTGCGCTTCCTGCCCCGCCTCAAGGCCCTTTACCCCGATACGAGGGAGCTGCACCTGAAGGCGCCGGTGCGCTGGGCCGCCGGCTGTCCTGTGGAGGCCCTTATCAACAGCCTGCTGCTGCTGGACGCCGAACCGCCGCAGCCCCAGCCCGGGCCCCTGGCCCTGCATTGGCTGGACGGCGCCGAGCTGGTGGCGAGGCCCCAGTGGCTGAAGGCGGTGATGGGGCTGCTGGTCAGCGCCCACTACCAGACCTCGCCTTCGGATATCCAGCACTGGCTCACCGACCCGGCCGTGTGTTTCGCCGTGGCCAGCAGCCAGGGCCAGGTGGCCGGGGTCATGGCCCTGGTGAGGGAAGGGGGCCTGGAACCGGCGCTTGCCAAGGCCGTCCACCAGGGCCAGCGCCGCCCCAAGGGGCACCTGGTGCTGCAATCGCTGAGCGCCCACCTGGGGCTGGCGGAGGCGCCGCTGCTGAAGGGGCTGAGGGTGATGCGCATCGCCACTGTGCAGCGCCGCCAGGGCATAGGCTCCTGGTTGCTGGAAGAACTGGAACGCCAGGCCCGGGAGTCGCTGCTGCTGGTGAGCTTTGCCGCCGACGCCGAGCTGCTGCGCTTCTGGCGCCGGGCCGGCTGGCGGCCACTGCGCCTGGGCCATAGCCTCGACGCCGCCTCGGGGCTCTTGTCGGTGATGATGGGCAAGGCCCTGGACGAGCGGGGCGAGGCGCTGCTGGCAAAGGCCCATGGCCGCTTCCTCGAGACTCTGCCTTGGCACAAGCCGCTGCCGCTCGAGCTTATCAACGGCCTCTACCTAGGGGCCGAGGGCCCTGAGCTTAGCGACTGGGACAGGAGCGATCTCGAGGCTTTCGCCAGGGGCAAGAGGCCGCCTGAAACCCTGGCCCTGGCGCTGTGGCGCCTGGCCTGGGGTTGGGCGGCGGAGGGGGATTGCCCCGAGTTATTGCTGGCCCTGGCGGCGGGCCTGGAACTGGCGGAGCTGGGCCCGCGCAAGGCGGTGCTGGCCGAACTCCGCGAATGGGTGGCTCAGCGGGTGCCGTAA